GGGGATACACAGCGCAAGTGTGAACAACGTAATCACGGGGAACACGATACTGAACGCCAAGTGCGCATACCCACTTGAGGGTAAGGTGGACCCATGCATGTGCGGGTTCAGCGGGATGTCAAGCGCCTGCGGCACAGCTTGGTTACCAATAGTCGTTGCAAGCCCCAACAACTACATATTCGGGAACACAGCATACGCAACAGGCGGGCAGTACAACTACGGCAACCTATACCCAATACCGCCTGGCATATTGAAACTACTCCTTACGCCCGGAACCCCAGTCCAAAACCCATACCCATTCGACACCGAATTGGACATACCGATAAGCGCAACGTCAACACCAGCCAACGTGCAGGTATACATAGGGCCAAGCCAATCACAACTAACCCTAGCCATACAGAGACAGTACAGCAGTACCGGCATAGACACAATAAGCATTAAGTTACCGGCGGGTTGGTGGATACAGGTAAATACAACAAACACAGCCATAGGAACCCCAGTGGTGGTTGGCTTATGAGGCATACCGGTATTAGTAATGTCATCGCCACAGTACTTCTCATAGCCGTTGCCATGGCCTTGGTCGCTGCTTTAGCGTCCTTTGTTTTTGGTATCCTAGGGAACACCGTTAGGAATCCTAATTGGCCGTTGATGTATTATTCATTATATAATAATTACACGTCCCTTAAGAGAAATTACACATTATTATTTCAACAGTACGAGGAACTTCAGAGTAAGTATGAACAACTTCTAAACAAGGCCGTTCAGTGTTCATGCGTTAATGATGTATACGCAACGTCCACGACTAACTCATTGCAAGGGACCTTGACAAATAGTCAGAATACGACCCTTAATAATTCTAATAATACTAATACGAGTCCCTTGGGTTATGATTATGACTCATTGTTTATGTACCCCAGCTACTTTACTTATGAAATATCGAATATAAGTACCTTCTTTATTGTCTTGACTATCCATAATGGTTTGAATACGACGGTTACATTATATAACATCACTATATATGTTAATAATGACGTCATCGGCAACGCAACCATTGGTGCTACTTATAGTGTTAATTCTACTGATGATATATTGATAGCGTTATTCCCTGGCACTAGAATTGGTGAATCGTCATCATTAGGGAATTACTTCAATAATGAGGTGATTCTATTCAATTCCACCTTACCTACGAACATTACGGCCATAAACGTATTGATTGGTTACGGCTATGGCAATAAGACATTCACCTATAGTTATGCCATTAATCAAAGCACAATGCTTAATACTTAATGGTAATAGTTCGAGAATTCCTGAGATATGGGTATTGTAGGTAAGAGAGCAGCGTCAAGCATATTTTATGGAGTTACCGGCAGTATTGCATCAACATTGGTAGCATTTGCTGGTAGTGTTGTTCTTGCTAGGCTGCTTGGACCTAACTATTATGGTCTAGTCTATGCACTGGTAGCCCTACCTCAATCACTAGTTGGCCTTGTCGATCTCGGTCTCAGCGGCATTATTGTTAGGTATGGTTCTAGGAATGAGTGGGATACTGCCTTATCGGCTGCATTTTTACGAACGACACTCGTAATAATAATGACCACGGCATTCCTATTATTATCCAGGTATATAGCCTATGTATTCAAAAGGCCATATATAATACATTACATGCTTTTCGTCACACTTTACTTCTTTGCGTATTCCCTCGCATTAATGATGGAGGCACTTGTGGGCGCGCTGGGACTATTCCGTGTCACTAATGCTATGATTGTAACCAGAACCACCGTTAGGGTATCGATTGCCATAGTACTTGTCATACTTGGCTTTGGCGCTATTAGTGTTATAATAGGCTTGATAATTGGGTACTTGCTTGAAGCGTCGGTATTGGCATCAATAGCTATTTATAAGTTACGGCAAAGAATAATTCAGTTAATTCGCGATACTAAGAGATTATCTCGTGGCATACGTGAGGTGATAGTGAAAATGATGCCGTTAATTGCGAACGTTGTTGTTAGTTCGATAGTATCTCCCGTAATTTCTACGTTGCAGATTAGGTACTCGAATAATGAGCTTCTTGGGAATTTTAATGTGTCATCTAACATAGCCGCTATCCTTGATAGAATAGCCAATACAGTTAGTGGTGGCGTAACTTACGGCATAACCGCATCTAAGGATCCAGATACTATTAATAAGTCCTTCATAAAGGGGTCAATGTACTCGATATTAATAATCGGATTCTTTTCCATTGGTGCTCTTGTTTTTGCCAATAAACTTACCGCTGTTCTTTACGGGAGTACCTATAAATATGCCTACCTAATGCTTATGCTGCAATCAGTTACGTTGCTTGGCGCAGTTTTTGGACAAAATACTTCGTTTCTATGGGCAGTTGGTGACACGAGATTGATAGGCTTACTTGGTGTAATCAACGCCCCGGTTTCTCTAGGTGCTGCCGTGATTTTGATCATGAAATTTGGCGGTGTTTGGGGGTCCCTATATACATTCATATTTAGCTCTTACTTTGGCAATATTCTCTCCCTCATATTAACATACAAAGTACATAAAGCTCTTCCTGACCTTAAATCTAATTTACGTGCATTAGTACCGAGCTTACTATCTGGCGCCATTATTTACCCATTCACATTATTCCTTACTCCGAAAATATCACTGCTACTGGCTATACCATATACATTATTATTTGCCTTATTTACGGCGTTGTTTCTCAGGGCTAAAGAGATTAATGAGTTAATAAGGGTAGTGGCTGCAGATAGAATGTTAAGTCTAATTCTGCGTAAACCATTACTATTAATATTGAGGATTAATACCTACTTATACAATATGGGTTGGCTGCAGGAAAGGCTGCGTTATGATGAATAATAGGGAGATCAGGGTTGGGATAATACATAAGTCAATATTTAGCCGACACGGCGGTGGAGGGGCTGAGATATTCTCCTTAGAATTAGCCTCAGCATTGAAGGAGTTAGGGTTCAGGGTTATTTACATAGCAGGAGATGAATATAACTGGGGGTATTATAGGAAGATTAGCGGAGTTAATGTCAAGATTGATGGTGAAATTTTGTTTCGTAATCCGCCATTATTTAAGGCATATGATGAGTTCATTGATATGCTAAGACTTAATAGCATGCGTAGGGAAATTGATATTTTGATAAATACCAATGGTGGCGTTAAACCCATACCTTTTGTTGATATTACGTACATTCACTCACCATTATTATTCAACATGTGGTATTCGTGGCCTTCCATATACAAGGCATACCTATTTCCTCGCAATGCTATTCTCAAATCATTCGCTAAGCATAACATGTTGGGACTCATACTAACTAATTCTAGGTTTACAAAGATAGAAATTAAGAAGGTGATGGGGCTCGACTCAATAGTTCTTTATCCACCTATCGATGTGGAGAGGTACATGAAGTATTCAAATAATGAGAAGAGGGAAAGGCTCGTTATCTCAATTGGTAGGTTTTCACCAAAAAAGAGGTATGAAGATCTTATCGAGATTGCGAGTAGGGTTAAGGATGTCAAGTTCGTAATAATTGGTGCCGTTTCTGACGTGAACTATATGAGGAGAATTACCAGGCTAATTAAGGAGAAGGGCCTTAGTAATGTTATCGTTAAGCCTAACGCATCATTCCAGGAAAAACTGGAACTTTTGAGTAGGGCTAAGGTTTATCTCCATACGGCACGTAATGAGAGGTTCGGCATATCCATAGTGGAGGGTATGGCCGCAGGCTGTGTACCCGTGGTATATAGGAGCCGTGGCCCCTGGTTAGACATACTTGAGGAGAGACAGGGTGTTTATGGATTTGCATATAGGGACCTTGACGAGGCAGCCTCTATGATTGGCAATGTGTTGGATAATGACGTATTGTGGAGGGAGATCCTGATTAATACTAGGTCTCATGTACTTAAATTCTCAAGAAACGCCTTTAAGAGGAAGCTCATGATGATTATGAAAGAAACTTTAGCGACCCGAAATCATTATGATTAGGCATTATTTAGATAATGAATACCCAAGAGGACGTTAATAATAAGTCGCCGTTCTAAACAATGCCTAAGTTAATATATCTAGTCGGACCTGAAGGTGCCGGTAAATCCTCTAATGCTAGGTTAATCAAGTATTACCTTACTAAGTATTATGGTAGATGCGTTGCTGTTCCTAAACCTGGTGGTGAAATTAGAAGCAGGAACCTATTTGTTGATGTGCTTGCCAGGTTCTTAATGAGGGTTGGTAGAGTTGAGTATGACTATAGGCCTGAGGGTAAGCTCATGCGTAAGGTGGATAGCGTCCTAATGAGTAGGATACATGGATTATGGATATTCATAGAACTTCTCGGCTTTCTAACTGCCTACTTTGTTAAGGTAATTGCCGTACAGCTTTTCGGCTGTGACGTCGTGCTTACTAGGTTCATAATTGATTTCTTAACAGACATGTTCCTACTAAGTAGGCGCGCTGGTAAATCATTTAGGTTGGTCAGTACATTAACGTATGTATTCTTAAGGCCGATGTTCGGTGTTGACTTAATAATTTACTTAGATGCTGATTATTCAGTATTAAGGAAGCGCTATTATATTGCTAAGCGTGATATGATAGAGCCTCCGTGGAGGATCGCCAGGATACGAGTAATTAGTAGAGCGTTATTTAATATGATTAGTAAATATTACGATGATTTGATGTACATAGACACAACGGATAAGAGGTTGTCCCAAGTCTTTAATATAGTCTTCAGTAGGGTAAAGGGTTTATACGAGGATCATGGATAAAATCGTAATACTCGGCTGTAATGGAGGGACAGATATAGCATACGGTGGTGGTGCTTATGTGGTTACTGCAATGGCTAAGTGCTTATCTGAGAATGGGTTTGAAGTGCATTTAGTATCTACAATAGGCCTTGACCCACATGAACTAGTATCTGTGCACAATATATCATTTGGCAACAACGTATACACGCATTACCTATTCAAGTACAGCAGAAGTACTAAGATACCCTATATTATTGCCCTAAGATTACTCTCCAGACTTAAGAAACTGCTAAACTCATTAAATCCAACACTCGTAATTTATAACGATGATTACCTACTAAGTATTGACCGTGAACTACGTAGGAATAAAGTTCCGAGAATACTCTATGCGCACTTTCCGTATATAACAAGGCGAAGGCTTGGTTTAGGTTTCACGTACAGGACGACGGAGTGGACATTAACTGAGGCCACAATTAATTATATTAGTATTGATAATATGTTTGGCGATCTAAGGGATATTGATTATTTAATAACGAATTCGGAGGGTTTAAATAACGTAATTAGGGTTGTTCATAACATTAATAATATAACCACTTTAAGACCGCCACTCATACAAATAACTGGCAATACCAGACGTAAGTTAAGACCCATATTCCTGCATGCAGCAAGGCAGGATAAGACGTTCCTTCAGAACGAACTCACAAACTTCATGACAATAATCAATGAGAAGGTTCCAAACTCATTGTTTATAATTAATAGAAACAAGTCTCGGGCATTATTTAAGTTAAGTATTGGTAATGCGAGGATTATTGCGACTCAATGGATACCCAATGATTTATGGTATAAGGTGTTAAATGCAACAAAGTATTACCTGCACTTTAAGTGGTTTGAGGGTCTTGGAATAGCCACGGCTGAGGCTGTAATGAATGGTGCAATACCGATTGCGTATAGGTCCTCGTTTAATGGTAGTTGGACTGATATTGCTAGGCTTTGTGATAGGGATTGTGGATTTAGTAGTGTTGATGAGGCCGTGGAGCATGTACTCGATTTCGAGAGTGATGATACTAAATTCAGTAGAGTTAGTAATTACCTAGTTAGTGAGCTTTCTAGGGTTATGAACTATGATTACTTCTGTAAGTCCCTAACTTCAATAATTAATAAATTCATATAATGAGGATATTAAC
This is a stretch of genomic DNA from Vulcanisaeta moutnovskia 768-28. It encodes these proteins:
- a CDS encoding type IV pilin, translated to MDTGKYNKHSHRNPSGGWLMRHTGISNVIATVLLIAVAMALVAALASFVFGILGNTVRNPNWPLMYYSLYNNYTSLKRNYTLLFQQYEELQSKYEQLLNKAVQCSCVNDVYATSTTNSLQGTLTNSQNTTLNNSNNTNTSPLGYDYDSLFMYPSYFTYEISNISTFFIVLTIHNGLNTTVTLYNITIYVNNDVIGNATIGATYSVNSTDDILIALFPGTRIGESSSLGNYFNNEVILFNSTLPTNITAINVLIGYGYGNKTFTYSYAINQSTMLNT
- a CDS encoding oligosaccharide flippase family protein — encoded protein: MGIVGKRAASSIFYGVTGSIASTLVAFAGSVVLARLLGPNYYGLVYALVALPQSLVGLVDLGLSGIIVRYGSRNEWDTALSAAFLRTTLVIIMTTAFLLLSRYIAYVFKRPYIIHYMLFVTLYFFAYSLALMMEALVGALGLFRVTNAMIVTRTTVRVSIAIVLVILGFGAISVIIGLIIGYLLEASVLASIAIYKLRQRIIQLIRDTKRLSRGIREVIVKMMPLIANVVVSSIVSPVISTLQIRYSNNELLGNFNVSSNIAAILDRIANTVSGGVTYGITASKDPDTINKSFIKGSMYSILIIGFFSIGALVFANKLTAVLYGSTYKYAYLMLMLQSVTLLGAVFGQNTSFLWAVGDTRLIGLLGVINAPVSLGAAVILIMKFGGVWGSLYTFIFSSYFGNILSLILTYKVHKALPDLKSNLRALVPSLLSGAIIYPFTLFLTPKISLLLAIPYTLLFALFTALFLRAKEINELIRVVAADRMLSLILRKPLLLILRINTYLYNMGWLQERLRYDE
- a CDS encoding glycosyltransferase, whose translation is MNNREIRVGIIHKSIFSRHGGGGAEIFSLELASALKELGFRVIYIAGDEYNWGYYRKISGVNVKIDGEILFRNPPLFKAYDEFIDMLRLNSMRREIDILINTNGGVKPIPFVDITYIHSPLLFNMWYSWPSIYKAYLFPRNAILKSFAKHNMLGLILTNSRFTKIEIKKVMGLDSIVLYPPIDVERYMKYSNNEKRERLVISIGRFSPKKRYEDLIEIASRVKDVKFVIIGAVSDVNYMRRITRLIKEKGLSNVIVKPNASFQEKLELLSRAKVYLHTARNERFGISIVEGMAAGCVPVVYRSRGPWLDILEERQGVYGFAYRDLDEAASMIGNVLDNDVLWREILINTRSHVLKFSRNAFKRKLMMIMKETLATRNHYD
- a CDS encoding glycosyltransferase encodes the protein MDKIVILGCNGGTDIAYGGGAYVVTAMAKCLSENGFEVHLVSTIGLDPHELVSVHNISFGNNVYTHYLFKYSRSTKIPYIIALRLLSRLKKLLNSLNPTLVIYNDDYLLSIDRELRRNKVPRILYAHFPYITRRRLGLGFTYRTTEWTLTEATINYISIDNMFGDLRDIDYLITNSEGLNNVIRVVHNINNITTLRPPLIQITGNTRRKLRPIFLHAARQDKTFLQNELTNFMTIINEKVPNSLFIINRNKSRALFKLSIGNARIIATQWIPNDLWYKVLNATKYYLHFKWFEGLGIATAEAVMNGAIPIAYRSSFNGSWTDIARLCDRDCGFSSVDEAVEHVLDFESDDTKFSRVSNYLVSELSRVMNYDYFCKSLTSIINKFI